The following are encoded together in the Culex pipiens pallens isolate TS chromosome 1, TS_CPP_V2, whole genome shotgun sequence genome:
- the LOC120430908 gene encoding uncharacterized protein LOC120430908 produces the protein MMYLSRSRCSATAMLLSFSAFLLLVVTVRGHAIPGSALTLVEPPQHGNLPYSDSSSASEPYQPQRDSRQMDLAEPPYSVSEIIRSKRWKLSQIVPPAASQGRSRINNRSMTPLVDEQGRELRDEELEVNRQLEEQDQYDRYDVVGDDYSDDGEEQTALQVRRSGTVVSAAEEDDDSISGALARAARGTDIEEYFWKYVIDSDISASLEDDDNDDDTNPEARFKKKKKFHLKHKYKKFLLPLLLAYKLKFMMMFPALVGGLALLVKAAGLAGFFFALFASVVSLQKSH, from the exons ATGATGTACCTGTCCAGAAGTAGGTGTTCAGCTACGGCCATGCTGCTGTCATTCTCCGCGTTCCTGTTGCTAGTCGTGACCGTCCGGGGTCATGCCATCCCGGGTTCCGCCCTAACCCTCGTAGAACCCCCACAGCATGGCAACCTGCCGTACAGTGACAGTTCCAGTGCCAGTGAACCTTATCAACCGCAGCGCGACTCGCGACAAATGGATCTTGCGGAACCGCCGTACTCCGTGAGTGAAATTATCCGCAGCAAAAGGTGGAAACTGTCGCAAATTGTGCCGCCCGCCGCGAGTCAGGGCCGTAGTCGGATCAACAACAGGTCGATGACTCCGCTGGTGGACGAGCAGGGCCGGGAGCTACGCGATGAGGAACTGGAGGTCAACCGGCAGCTGGAGGAGCAGGATCAGTACGATCGGTACGATGTCGTTGGGGATGATTACAGCGACGATGGGGAAGAGCAGACGGCCTTGCAGGTGCGACGGTCGGGAACGGTGGTGAGCGCGGCGGAAGAGGACGACGATAGCATCTCGGGGGCGCTGGCGCGGGCGGCCCGGGGAACGGATATCGAGGAGTACTTTTGGAAATATGTTATCGATAGTG ACATTTCAGCCTCCCTCGAGGatgacgacaacgacgacgacacaAACCCGGAGGCCCGtttcaagaagaagaagaagttccACCTGAAGCACAAGTACAAGAAGTtcctgctgccgctgctgctcgCGTACAAGCTCAAGTTCATGATGATGTTCCCGGCCCTGGTCGGTGGGCTCGCGCTGCTGGTCAAGGCCGCCGGTTTGGCCGGGTTCTTCTTCGCGCTGTTTGCGTCCGTCGTGAGTCTGCAAAAGTCTCACTAA